From a region of the Cucumis sativus cultivar 9930 chromosome 6, Cucumber_9930_V3, whole genome shotgun sequence genome:
- the LOC101209038 gene encoding nuclear transport factor 2, which produces MAAYSGSVSAVQVGSYFVEQYYHVLRQQPDLVHQFYSEASSMIRVDGDSSETASTMLQIHTLVMSLNFTAFSIKTINSMDSWNGGILVVVSGSAKSKEFNRMRKFVQTFFLAPQEKGYFVLNDIFHFIEEEEIVQHSPLPVLTENKFEADLNAPNSIPEPPVSDYVLEENAREYVDSVHIEDDPVDKYSLPEQQQQEEFESEVVVEEAPVEDLVASHQNVVNSVQEPLPAVIDEPIGEPEKKTYASILRAARAEAAQSAIPQPSFYPSASATSDWNHIPEPAPQHVNPAPSYAPEPGPDTIEEGFGVEDEGEPKSVYVRNLPPSVTEAEIEQEFKDFGRILPDGVFIRSRKEIGVCYAFVEFEDILGVQNALKASPIQIAGRQVYIEERRPNNGARGGRRGRARGSYQSDAPRGRFGSRSLGRGSSQDGSDYGRLRGNGFPQRGYHKVQ; this is translated from the exons ATGGCAGCTTATTCTGGATCTGTCAGCGCTGTCCag GTTGGGTCTTACTTTGTGGAACAGTACTATCATGTTCTTCGGCAACAACCTGACCTTGTTCACCAGTTTTACTCTGAAGCTAGCTCCATGATAAGGGTTGATGGTGATTCCTCCGAGACTGCTTCCACAATGCTG CAAATACATACGCTTGTCATGTCGCTAAATTTCACTGCATTTTCAATCAAGACGATCAACTCAATGGATTCATGGAATGGTGGTATTCTAGTAGTGGTTTCAGGTTCTGCAAAGTCAAAGGAGTTTAATAGGATGAGGAAGTTTGTGCAGACATTTTTTCTTGCTCCTCAAGAGAAGGGTTACTTTGTTCTTAATGACATATTCCATTTCATCGAGGAGGAGGAGATAGTTCAGCACAGCCCGTTGCCTGTAttaacagaaaataaatttgaagctGACCTAAATGCTCCCAACTCCATTCCAGAGCCACCAG TTTCCGACTATGTTTTGGAGGAGAATGCAAGAGAGTATGTGGACTCAGTTCATATAGAAGATGATCCAGTTGATAAATACAGCCTTCCTGAGCAACAGCAACAAGAAGAATTTGAATCCGAAGTTGTTGTGGAGGAGGCTCCTGTGGAGGATTTGGTTGCTTCTCATCAAAATGTGGTTAACAGTGTTCAGGAGCCTCTTCCTGCAGTGATTGATGAACCGATTGGAGAaccagaaaagaaaacttatgCTTCCATT TTGAGAGCTGCTAGAGCAGAAGCTGCTCAATCAGCTATTCCGCAACCATCATTTTATCCAAGTGCTTCAGCTACTTCTGACTGGAACCATATTCCAGAACCAGCTCCTCAACATGTAAACCCTGCACCGTCATATGCTCCCGAACCTGGACCAGATACAATAGAAGAAGGCTTTGGTGTGGAAGATGAAG GTGAACCAAAATCTGTCTATGTTAGAAACTTGCCGCCCTCTGTTACTGAAGCTGAAATTGAGCaagaatttaaagattttgGTAGAATTCTACCTGATGGTGTATTTATTAGGTCTCGAAAG GAGATTGGGGTTTGTTATGCTTTTGTTGAGTTTGAAGATATTCTTGGTGTTCAAAACGCTCTAAAG GCGTCTCCTATTCAAATAGCTGGAAGGCAAGTCTACATTGAAGAGCGGAGGCCAAACAATGGTGCTCGGGGAGGAA GAAGAGGCAGAGCGAGAGGTAGTTACCAGTCAGATGCCCCCAGAGGACGATTTGGTTCTCGTAGTTTGGGTCGAGGAAGCAGCCAGGACGGAAGTGACTATGGTCGGTTGAGAGGCAACGGTTTCCCTCAGCGGGGTTACCACAAGGTTCAATAG